In a genomic window of Flavobacteriales bacterium:
- a CDS encoding WbqC family protein, giving the protein MRLAIMQPYLFPYLGYFQLFQAVDRFVVYDDVSFIKQGWINRNRILVNGAPHMFTMPLSGAGSFTAINVIELGKEYAPWRSKFLRTLIQAYGKAPHHASAIAVVEEVLRPDRTNLSELLISGIRVVMEYLDIRTELIPGSAIYGNSKLTGQERLLDICAREGASEYVNPIGGKELYSKEAFADRGINLWFVRSLLKAYPQFGGEFQPGLSILDAMMFVAPSELKGMLNDHTLE; this is encoded by the coding sequence ATGAGGCTCGCGATCATGCAGCCTTACCTGTTCCCTTACCTTGGGTACTTCCAGCTCTTCCAAGCCGTGGATCGCTTCGTGGTCTACGACGATGTGAGCTTCATCAAGCAGGGTTGGATCAACCGCAACCGCATCCTGGTCAACGGAGCGCCGCACATGTTCACCATGCCGTTGAGCGGCGCAGGTTCGTTCACAGCGATCAACGTTATTGAACTTGGAAAGGAGTACGCCCCATGGAGGTCAAAATTCCTTAGAACGTTGATCCAAGCTTACGGGAAAGCTCCGCACCACGCGTCGGCAATAGCGGTAGTGGAGGAGGTCCTGCGTCCCGATCGTACGAACCTCTCGGAGTTGCTTATCAGCGGTATTCGGGTCGTCATGGAGTACCTGGACATCCGGACCGAGTTGATCCCGGGCTCCGCGATCTACGGGAATTCGAAACTCACCGGGCAGGAGCGACTGTTGGACATCTGCGCCAGGGAAGGGGCCAGCGAATATGTGAACCCGATTGGAGGGAAGGAACTCTACTCGAAGGAAGCCTTCGCCGATCGAGGCATCAACTTGTGGTTCGTGCGTAGCTTGCTGAAGGCATACCCCCAGTTCGGTGGTGAATTTCAACCAGGCCTGTCCATTCTGGATGCCATGATGTTCGTTGCACCATCGGAACTGAAGGGCATGTTGAACGATCATACCTTGGAATGA
- a CDS encoding GNAT family N-acetyltransferase, with protein MDIHGKKVVLKAIELADLDQLNKWANDPEIQMMLGGWHFPTSMEDQRKWFNCLSASSLHQRFAIHTVEHGLIGTANMVDVDWKNRNAFHGMMLGDKDIRGLGYGSDTVMAVMRYAFEELGLERLDGSMIEYNSASLKLYVGKCGWKEEGRQRNWYYRQNRYWDRIMVGVTRKDYGELVERTGYWSGQ; from the coding sequence ATGGATATTCACGGGAAGAAAGTGGTTCTCAAGGCCATTGAGTTGGCGGATCTGGACCAGTTGAACAAATGGGCTAACGATCCGGAGATCCAGATGATGCTGGGCGGCTGGCACTTTCCAACGAGCATGGAGGATCAGCGCAAGTGGTTCAATTGCCTTTCGGCTTCGTCCCTCCATCAACGGTTCGCGATCCACACGGTGGAGCACGGTTTGATCGGAACGGCCAACATGGTGGACGTTGATTGGAAGAATCGCAACGCGTTCCATGGAATGATGCTTGGTGACAAGGACATCCGTGGGCTGGGTTACGGATCCGATACGGTGATGGCGGTGATGCGCTACGCATTCGAAGAACTTGGTTTGGAGAGGCTGGATGGCTCGATGATCGAGTACAATTCAGCTTCATTGAAGCTCTACGTTGGAAAGTGTGGCTGGAAGGAGGAGGGACGGCAACGCAACTGGTATTACAGGCAGAACAGGTACTGGGACCGGATCATGGTCGGTGTCACACGCAAGGACTACGGTGAACTGGTGGAGCGCACCGGTTATTGGTCCGGTCAATGA
- a CDS encoding phosphotransferase — MTIEGSDGMAASDTPGSNALSVLQRSIRPEMLAQDAMRISLLLREVKNDRAVLRFMEEVCERHPSSVYMHLLLAQLHAWRGDQGSARRTFDGLMSIATDLNLSRIERSIRDHMGDPSAEVHTTYSMLPGNGVQNLGFYEHVGRSGPSTYSFVTKISTSGFFGNEPRFYTRFIERWPQLRPLAPRMVCFARSERIDVCMLTMEKVDGREPEIANMEVQAVDALVRGYVALLSVDPVEVEQYLLPRPFAIGFNHGYLVQALHGIQEPGSAEMVMLWLETAIRSRGYSIEVQRKILDLVKLMRDGQFNERIRPDLHFTFLHGDLHRYNILQWHSGYLFIDWAHCTTGPAYADLAVLFRRFGFLGTVGILERNGLWSRMDDVGKALFAYSLILVSVMIDIDPIKKEDPEHLFLPAARFMEGVITA, encoded by the coding sequence ATGACCATAGAGGGCTCAGATGGTATGGCCGCTTCCGATACGCCGGGAAGCAACGCACTTTCAGTGCTGCAGCGTTCGATACGACCGGAGATGCTGGCGCAGGATGCCATGCGGATCTCGCTGCTTTTGCGGGAGGTGAAGAATGATCGAGCAGTGCTGCGGTTCATGGAGGAGGTATGCGAAAGGCATCCATCCTCCGTGTACATGCATCTTCTTCTGGCTCAACTGCATGCTTGGCGTGGCGATCAAGGTTCTGCGCGAAGGACATTCGACGGATTGATGTCCATTGCAACGGACCTGAACCTCTCGCGGATAGAACGATCGATCAGGGACCACATGGGGGATCCCAGTGCAGAAGTGCACACCACCTACTCAATGCTCCCAGGGAACGGGGTTCAGAACCTGGGGTTCTATGAGCATGTTGGACGTTCAGGCCCAAGCACATATTCGTTCGTAACGAAGATCTCGACGAGCGGCTTCTTTGGCAACGAACCGCGATTCTACACGCGTTTTATCGAACGATGGCCCCAGCTTCGTCCGCTCGCCCCAAGGATGGTATGCTTCGCCAGATCGGAACGGATCGATGTGTGCATGCTGACAATGGAAAAGGTGGATGGCCGCGAGCCGGAGATCGCGAACATGGAAGTGCAGGCGGTGGACGCATTGGTGCGGGGCTACGTCGCGTTGCTCTCGGTTGATCCGGTGGAAGTGGAACAATATCTCCTTCCACGCCCCTTTGCCATCGGATTCAATCACGGGTATTTGGTCCAGGCGTTGCATGGCATCCAGGAGCCCGGTTCGGCCGAAATGGTCATGCTATGGCTCGAAACCGCGATCCGCAGCAGGGGTTATTCCATCGAGGTTCAACGGAAGATCTTGGATCTGGTGAAGTTGATGCGCGACGGACAGTTCAATGAGCGCATTCGCCCTGATCTCCATTTCACCTTCCTGCACGGTGATCTTCACCGGTATAACATCCTGCAATGGCATAGCGGATACTTGTTCATCGATTGGGCGCATTGCACTACAGGTCCCGCCTATGCGGATCTTGCCGTTCTGTTCCGTCGATTTGGCTTCCTCGGAACGGTTGGCATCCTGGAACGGAATGGGCTGTGGTCGAGAATGGATGATGTTGGCAAGGCGTTGTTCGCCTATTCGTTGATCCTGGTCAGTGTCATGATCGATATCGACCCGATCAAGAAGGAGGATCCAGAGCACCTTTTTCTTCCAGCCGCGCGCTTTATGGAAGGGGTGATCACCGCGTGA
- a CDS encoding class I SAM-dependent methyltransferase, whose amino-acid sequence MKALYIETTKHSHYQRMPRFLEGLIAPEDLRKAHDRFDEQRLDYFASKLDFAGKRVLDIGANTGYFTFEAFERGAREVICYEGNAEHAEFIRCAAGIFDRKVVVQEKYLDFGAPVPEAPFDIVLLLNVLHHVGDDFGDKSITINQARKKIIENMNAFASQTDHIIVQIGFSWQTDYTKPLFPRGSKGEVIEFFRAGIKGYWEEVAIGIAEVSDGVTRYVDLNDGNVQRDDSIGEFRNRPIFILKSVIRS is encoded by the coding sequence ATGAAGGCGCTTTACATCGAAACGACCAAGCATTCACATTATCAGCGGATGCCTCGGTTCCTGGAAGGTCTTATCGCGCCGGAGGATCTGCGCAAAGCACACGACCGTTTCGATGAGCAACGTTTGGACTATTTCGCGTCCAAATTGGATTTTGCAGGCAAGCGCGTCCTCGACATCGGCGCGAACACGGGCTACTTCACATTTGAGGCTTTCGAAAGAGGCGCACGCGAGGTCATCTGCTATGAAGGCAATGCTGAACATGCCGAGTTCATTCGATGCGCTGCAGGAATCTTCGACCGCAAGGTGGTGGTCCAGGAGAAGTACCTCGACTTTGGCGCACCCGTCCCCGAGGCACCTTTCGATATCGTGCTCTTGTTGAACGTGCTGCACCACGTTGGCGATGATTTCGGGGACAAGTCTATCACCATCAATCAGGCAAGGAAGAAGATCATTGAGAACATGAACGCCTTCGCCAGCCAGACCGATCACATCATCGTGCAGATCGGCTTCAGTTGGCAGACCGATTACACGAAGCCTTTGTTCCCGAGGGGGTCGAAGGGTGAGGTCATTGAGTTCTTCCGGGCGGGTATCAAGGGCTATTGGGAAGAGGTCGCCATCGGTATCGCCGAAGTCAGTGATGGTGTCACTCGATACGTGGATCTCAATGATGGCAACGTCCAGCGCGATGATTCCATCGGCGAGTTCCGGAACAGGCCCATCTTCATCCTGAAGAGCGTGATTCGTTCATGA
- a CDS encoding glycosyltransferase, translating into MSGPPAPKVSILCTAYNHGAYIRAALEGFVSQETDFPFEVIVHDDASTDDTADIIREYEQRYPQIVRPIYQTENQYSKERGRVTRLVHEAAQGTYWAMCEGDDYWLDPHKLKDQVAMLEADASLSACFSDAWSETDGVRTSFQPDVGGIVGPRTSIGLDDLLMENFIPTATLVMRRDRVIPLPPELWNAPAGDWIISVHLARQGRIAFLDRKTAVRRRHAGGVISMKHEVDKGLFTVACLKAIREMVPPAEQAIIDERVNGLNRTAIELAYQKGGRDAALKVWGTFKGRGFDVRQRWRWWMLLHSPGLMRLVGRLRGRR; encoded by the coding sequence ATGAGCGGACCACCAGCTCCCAAGGTCTCTATTCTTTGCACCGCATACAACCACGGAGCCTACATCCGTGCCGCCCTGGAAGGGTTCGTTTCGCAGGAGACGGACTTCCCCTTCGAGGTGATCGTCCACGACGATGCTTCCACGGACGATACAGCGGACATCATTCGGGAGTACGAGCAGCGCTATCCGCAGATCGTTCGGCCCATCTACCAGACCGAGAACCAGTACAGCAAGGAACGGGGCCGGGTGACCCGCCTTGTTCACGAAGCCGCTCAGGGAACCTATTGGGCCATGTGCGAAGGGGACGATTATTGGTTGGATCCGCACAAGCTCAAGGACCAGGTCGCCATGCTGGAGGCCGATGCCAGCCTGAGCGCATGCTTCAGTGATGCATGGAGCGAGACAGACGGTGTGCGAACCAGCTTTCAACCGGATGTGGGTGGCATCGTTGGCCCCCGAACTAGCATTGGACTGGATGATCTGTTGATGGAGAATTTCATCCCCACGGCAACGTTGGTCATGCGTCGCGACCGGGTGATCCCGCTGCCACCGGAACTTTGGAACGCGCCTGCGGGGGATTGGATCATTTCCGTTCATCTAGCCAGGCAGGGTCGCATTGCGTTCCTCGATCGCAAGACCGCGGTTCGCCGCCGTCACGCTGGGGGAGTGATCTCCATGAAGCACGAGGTGGACAAAGGCCTCTTCACGGTGGCCTGCCTCAAAGCGATCCGTGAGATGGTTCCACCTGCAGAGCAAGCCATTATCGATGAGCGGGTGAACGGCCTGAACCGCACCGCAATAGAGCTGGCCTATCAGAAAGGCGGTCGTGATGCAGCGCTTAAGGTCTGGGGCACCTTTAAGGGCCGTGGTTTTGACGTGCGTCAACGCTGGCGCTGGTGGATGCTGCTGCATAGCCCCGGTCTGATGCGCTTGGTGGGAAGGCTGCGTGGCCGCCGCTGA
- a CDS encoding sulfotransferase, which translates to MGQRRTTEHARNAGLEQLLAELNAVLGGAESGMHELPAEPAHPIILVVAAPRSGTTLFMQWLAGTGQVCYPSNLLSRFYAAPYLGARIQQLIADPRFNFKDELADASSYTIPFTSLLGKTKGLLQPNEFWYFWRRFIPNMEPEWITPEQEALIDTVGFRRGIAHIQCAFDKPFAAKGLILQYNLTALHRMLGKVLFVHIAREPWRAAHSLLRARMTYYGDEGAWYSAKPPEYEVLKECEPAEQVAGQVICTQAAIERQFAELPDACHLTVGFDAFRNDPAALYRRIGERIVGLGGSWDPLYTGPHEFELREVPLEPSLEERLRRACARFQGIVPQLS; encoded by the coding sequence ATGGGTCAACGGCGCACAACGGAACATGCACGCAACGCGGGCCTCGAACAGCTATTGGCAGAGCTGAACGCCGTATTGGGAGGCGCGGAATCGGGCATGCACGAGCTTCCCGCTGAGCCTGCGCATCCGATCATCCTCGTGGTGGCGGCACCGCGCAGCGGCACAACCTTGTTCATGCAATGGCTGGCAGGCACTGGCCAGGTGTGCTATCCGAGCAACCTGCTCTCTCGCTTCTATGCTGCCCCGTACCTCGGCGCACGAATCCAGCAGCTCATCGCTGATCCGCGCTTCAATTTCAAGGATGAGCTGGCCGATGCAAGCAGCTACACGATCCCATTCACCTCTTTGCTGGGCAAGACCAAGGGTTTGCTGCAGCCCAACGAGTTCTGGTACTTCTGGCGGCGCTTCATCCCCAATATGGAACCCGAGTGGATCACGCCCGAGCAAGAGGCACTGATCGACACCGTTGGCTTCAGGCGCGGCATTGCGCACATCCAGTGTGCCTTCGATAAGCCCTTCGCCGCAAAAGGGCTCATCCTGCAGTACAATCTAACCGCGCTGCACCGCATGCTGGGCAAGGTCCTCTTCGTGCATATCGCGCGTGAGCCATGGCGAGCCGCGCATTCCTTGTTGCGTGCGCGCATGACCTACTATGGTGATGAAGGTGCGTGGTATTCGGCAAAGCCTCCCGAGTATGAAGTGCTCAAGGAGTGCGAGCCGGCAGAGCAAGTGGCCGGTCAGGTGATCTGCACGCAAGCGGCCATTGAGCGGCAATTCGCTGAGTTGCCCGATGCATGTCACCTCACTGTCGGCTTCGATGCATTCCGCAATGATCCCGCGGCGCTGTATCGCCGCATCGGGGAGCGCATCGTGGGCCTGGGCGGCTCTTGGGATCCCCTGTACACCGGCCCGCACGAATTCGAGTTGCGCGAGGTGCCCTTGGAGCCGTCGCTCGAAGAGCGCCTCCGCAGGGCCTGTGCCCGATTCCAAGGCATCGTGCCGCAGTTGAGCTGA